From Amycolatopsis sp. cg9, one genomic window encodes:
- the mnmA gene encoding tRNA 2-thiouridine(34) synthase MnmA, producing the protein MRVLAAMSGGVDSAVAAARAVDAGHDVVGVHLALSAKPGTLRTGSRGCCTIEDSHDARRAADILGIPFYIWDFAERFTEEVVETFVGEYAAGRTPNPCVTCNEKIKFEALLEKAMALGFDAVATGHYARLSVIDGVPELRRSADSGKDQSYVLASLTAEQLSHAMFPLGDSWKSDVRAEAERRGLSVANKPDSHDICFIPDGDTKKFLENRLGQRPGELVDAETGAVLGRHTGVHGFTVGQRKGLGIDAPAPDGRPRYVLSLEPVSGSVKVGPAAELGVKVIEADRAIWPSGRPLTEPTECVVQVRAHGGIVDAVADVDSDTMTVHLREPLRGVAPGQVVVLYRPDSEHGDVVLGSAKISGTR; encoded by the coding sequence ATGCGGGTTTTGGCCGCGATGAGCGGAGGAGTGGACTCGGCAGTCGCCGCAGCGCGCGCTGTGGACGCCGGACACGATGTCGTCGGCGTGCACCTGGCGCTGTCGGCCAAACCGGGAACCTTGCGGACCGGCTCGCGCGGGTGCTGCACGATCGAGGACTCGCACGATGCCCGGCGAGCCGCGGATATTCTTGGCATTCCTTTCTACATCTGGGATTTCGCCGAGCGCTTCACCGAAGAGGTCGTCGAGACCTTCGTCGGTGAATACGCCGCCGGGCGTACCCCCAACCCGTGTGTGACCTGCAACGAGAAGATCAAGTTCGAAGCCCTTCTCGAGAAGGCGATGGCGCTCGGGTTCGACGCGGTCGCCACCGGCCACTATGCACGGCTGTCGGTTATCGACGGTGTGCCTGAGCTGCGCCGTAGCGCGGACAGTGGCAAGGATCAGTCCTACGTGCTCGCCTCCCTCACAGCGGAACAGCTCAGCCACGCCATGTTCCCGCTCGGCGACTCCTGGAAGTCCGATGTCCGGGCCGAGGCAGAGCGGCGAGGCCTGTCCGTTGCCAACAAGCCTGACAGCCACGACATCTGCTTCATCCCGGACGGCGACACCAAGAAGTTCCTGGAGAACCGTTTGGGACAGCGTCCCGGCGAGCTCGTCGACGCGGAGACCGGTGCGGTCCTCGGCCGGCACACCGGAGTGCACGGATTCACCGTTGGCCAGCGCAAGGGCCTGGGGATCGACGCTCCGGCGCCGGACGGTCGTCCGCGGTACGTCCTGTCGCTCGAACCGGTGTCCGGCTCCGTCAAGGTCGGTCCCGCAGCCGAGCTCGGCGTCAAGGTCATCGAGGCTGATCGGGCGATCTGGCCCAGCGGCAGGCCGCTGACCGAACCGACCGAGTGCGTGGTCCAGGTCAGGGCTCACGGGGGCATCGTCGACGCGGTCGCCGACGTGGACTCCGACACCATGACGGTGCACCTGCGTGAGCCGCTTCGCGGGGTCGCGCCGGGCCAGGTCGTCGTTCTCTACCGGCCGGATTCCGAACACGGGGACGTCGTCTTGGGCAGTGCCAAGATTTCTGGCACTCGCTGA
- a CDS encoding DUF222 domain-containing protein, with translation MLRSVRCDPDSLQRMKDDQVVALIRDTDAEISKLQAVQLRAIADLSVRRRQEPSAASEVALALSITEHRARAIVSAASALIVRFPRMLNLMDDGRLDLYRAMKVTDATAWLSQEHVGAVDATLEDRVPGKNATQVRRAATYAAAQADPEGAALRTEQKLVERRFVLHHQDTGVTHISVNNAPIEKATAAYARIDRAARALKTPQEARTLDQLRADVAMDLLLSGAGGPSERTEVFLHIDLDTYLGLSETPAALAGRGPIAAAVARNIIGGPNTALRRVLTDPRTGQALELSPTRYPLHHDEFIRVRDQECRQPGCTRPAQNCGIEATRPGGGAEGTADQPVTYCARHRRLKRQPGWDYEVTSDGTVNVATPAGQVHSTTPPSIQPDRRRGNRSRRKTRK, from the coding sequence ATGCTGCGCTCGGTCCGATGTGACCCGGATTCGTTGCAGCGCATGAAAGATGACCAAGTCGTCGCCCTCATCCGCGATACCGATGCGGAAATCTCCAAGCTGCAAGCCGTTCAGCTGAGAGCGATCGCAGATCTGAGCGTGCGCCGGAGACAGGAGCCCAGCGCAGCTTCGGAAGTAGCACTTGCGCTGTCGATAACCGAACATCGCGCCAGAGCCATCGTTTCGGCCGCCAGCGCACTGATCGTCCGGTTCCCCCGGATGCTGAACCTCATGGACGACGGCAGACTCGACCTCTACCGCGCCATGAAGGTCACCGACGCGACGGCGTGGCTATCCCAAGAACACGTTGGCGCCGTCGATGCGACGCTCGAGGACCGAGTCCCGGGAAAGAACGCCACCCAGGTCCGGCGAGCGGCAACCTACGCGGCCGCGCAAGCCGACCCGGAAGGTGCAGCCCTCCGCACTGAGCAAAAACTGGTCGAGCGGCGATTCGTACTGCACCACCAGGACACCGGCGTGACCCACATTTCAGTCAACAACGCTCCCATCGAGAAGGCGACCGCTGCGTACGCGCGCATCGATCGGGCCGCTCGAGCACTGAAGACTCCGCAAGAGGCGCGCACCCTGGATCAGCTCCGCGCGGATGTGGCCATGGATCTGCTGCTCAGCGGCGCGGGTGGCCCGAGCGAGCGCACCGAGGTCTTCCTGCACATCGACCTGGACACCTACCTCGGCCTCAGCGAGACGCCAGCGGCTCTGGCAGGCCGCGGGCCCATCGCCGCCGCGGTGGCCCGCAACATCATCGGCGGACCCAACACGGCATTGCGACGGGTTCTCACCGACCCGCGCACCGGTCAGGCGCTCGAACTTTCTCCGACCCGTTATCCCCTTCACCACGACGAGTTCATCCGGGTCCGCGACCAGGAATGCCGGCAGCCGGGGTGTACCCGTCCGGCACAGAACTGCGGGATCGAAGCGACGCGTCCCGGGGGCGGGGCCGAAGGAACGGCGGATCAGCCTGTCACCTATTGCGCACGACACCGTAGGCTGAAGAGGCAACCCGGCTGGGACTACGAAGTCACCTCGGACGGCACCGTGAACGTCGCGACGCCGGCGGGGCAGGTGCATTCGACGACGCCACCGTCGATCCAGCCGGACCGGCGACGAGGCAATCGAAGCCGAAGGAAGACTCGGAAGTGA
- a CDS encoding N-acetyltransferase family protein, whose translation MTEYVIRRARREDIGAIVRMLADDQLGATRDDPDDLDPYLHAFDEIVRDPNQLLIVVASDDEPVGTLQLTIIPGLARRGALRGQIEAVRIHADHRGSGLGADLMHWAIAESRRRGCALVQLTSDTSRTDAHRFYERLGFTPSHTGFKLKL comes from the coding sequence GTGACCGAATACGTGATTCGCAGGGCACGGCGTGAGGACATCGGTGCAATCGTGCGCATGCTGGCGGACGACCAGCTGGGCGCTACCCGAGACGACCCTGACGACCTCGATCCCTATCTGCATGCCTTCGATGAAATCGTCAGGGATCCCAACCAACTGCTGATTGTCGTCGCGTCCGATGACGAGCCGGTCGGAACGCTGCAACTGACGATCATTCCCGGCCTGGCCCGGCGAGGCGCGCTCCGCGGTCAGATCGAGGCCGTACGGATCCACGCGGACCACCGTGGCTCCGGACTCGGCGCCGACCTCATGCACTGGGCGATCGCCGAGTCGCGGCGGCGCGGATGCGCACTCGTGCAGCTCACGTCCGACACGTCCAGGACGGACGCGCATCGCTTCTATGAACGGCTCGGCTTCACACCGAGCCACACGGGATTCAAGCTCAAGCTTTGA
- a CDS encoding GNAT family N-acetyltransferase, whose translation MDVIRRARTTDIEALERLFGAPGDPLAATLRELMNTPHVALVVAEDDNGVVGTAQLTVLRGLSWNGATRGLLEGIRAARRGVTSALLTWGIDEARRRGCARVHLDSGLTRGDLREFYARFGFEYSYQGFTRAL comes from the coding sequence ATGGATGTCATCAGACGCGCCCGAACCACGGACATCGAGGCGCTTGAGCGCCTGTTCGGCGCGCCGGGTGATCCGTTGGCGGCCACACTCCGTGAGCTCATGAACACCCCTCATGTCGCGCTGGTCGTGGCCGAAGACGACAACGGCGTCGTGGGTACCGCACAGCTGACGGTGCTTCGAGGACTCTCATGGAACGGCGCGACCCGCGGCCTGCTCGAGGGTATCCGCGCCGCCCGACGCGGCGTGACGAGCGCGCTCCTGACCTGGGGTATCGATGAAGCCCGCCGCCGCGGCTGCGCGCGTGTCCACCTGGATTCCGGACTCACGCGTGGCGATCTGCGGGAGTTCTACGCACGCTTCGGTTTCGAGTACAGCTATCAAGGGTTCACCCGCGCGCTGTGA
- a CDS encoding MBL fold metallo-hydrolase, whose protein sequence is MEPLPENSDRNWTEPGIYEVSAGVYRIPLPLPNDGLRAVNVYAVTDGEKLVLVDSGWALNVARQQLADSLGGIGAELADVSEFLVTHVHRDHYSQAVVLRREFGSKIALGQDEEPSLKASGNPDRLPMEAQVDLLFQAGAGEVVEALAREFGTNRRHTEADLWEAPDEWLTPGRRPILPGREFDVVATPGHTAGHVVFVDDTAELLFSGDHVLPHITPSIGFQPVPAELPLNDFIGSLRLVRAMPDRRMLPAHGPVSDSVHTRVDELLEHHRQRLETMGSQIAAGATTANEAAHRVGWTRRNRKLSEMDSFNRMLAVLETAAHLDLLASQGKLNTQTVDGVRHYTVA, encoded by the coding sequence GTGGAACCGTTGCCGGAAAACAGCGACCGGAACTGGACCGAGCCCGGGATCTACGAGGTCTCGGCTGGTGTCTACCGGATCCCGTTGCCGCTGCCGAACGACGGTCTGCGCGCGGTCAACGTGTACGCGGTCACCGATGGCGAGAAGCTCGTGCTTGTCGATTCGGGTTGGGCGCTGAACGTGGCCCGGCAACAGCTTGCTGATTCCCTCGGCGGCATCGGCGCGGAACTCGCTGACGTGAGCGAATTCCTGGTCACCCACGTGCACCGGGACCACTATTCGCAGGCCGTGGTCCTCCGTCGTGAATTCGGCTCGAAGATCGCCCTCGGCCAGGACGAAGAACCGTCGCTCAAGGCATCAGGCAATCCCGACCGGTTGCCGATGGAGGCCCAGGTCGATCTCCTGTTCCAAGCCGGCGCCGGCGAAGTCGTAGAAGCGCTCGCCCGGGAGTTCGGCACGAACCGGCGTCACACGGAGGCCGACCTCTGGGAGGCGCCCGACGAGTGGCTGACACCGGGCCGTCGGCCGATCCTTCCCGGACGCGAGTTCGACGTCGTCGCCACGCCCGGGCATACGGCCGGGCACGTGGTCTTCGTCGACGACACCGCCGAACTTTTGTTCTCCGGCGACCACGTGCTGCCGCACATCACGCCCTCGATCGGGTTCCAGCCTGTGCCCGCCGAGTTGCCGCTCAACGACTTCATCGGTTCCCTCCGCCTGGTGCGCGCCATGCCGGACCGCCGCATGCTGCCGGCGCACGGCCCTGTGTCCGACAGCGTGCACACACGAGTCGACGAACTGCTTGAGCACCATCGGCAGCGCCTCGAGACGATGGGATCGCAGATCGCGGCCGGCGCTACCACCGCCAATGAAGCCGCGCACCGGGTCGGCTGGACCCGCCGGAACCGCAAGCTGTCCGAAATGGACTCGTTCAACCGGATGCTCGCGGTGCTGGAAACCGCCGCCCACCTCGACCTGCTGGCGTCGCAAGGAAAACTGAACACGCAGACCGTCGACGGCGTTCGGCACTACACGGTCGCTTGA
- a CDS encoding phospholipid scramblase-related protein, whose translation MTSSPPQPGWYPDARDPRLHRWWDGQAWTANTRPAHQAPPPSDSTPIELDIERGHDPTRIQDQVTRATRGRGAARNGGGTLFTEPVLVVNQRAKLIEMANEFGVFDQNGNRLGGVVEVGQSTLKKAIRLLTKYDQFLTHKFEVRDANHSTVLKVTRPAKVFKSRFLVTRADETPIGEIVQENVFGKIRFGFIVDGRSVGGIFAENWRAWNFSIRDHAGTEVARVTKTWGGFIKAAFTTADNYVVEIPHPLPDPLASMVVAAALTIDTALKQDTD comes from the coding sequence ATGACGAGTTCGCCACCGCAGCCGGGCTGGTATCCCGACGCGCGGGACCCCCGTCTGCACCGATGGTGGGACGGCCAGGCCTGGACCGCCAACACCCGGCCCGCCCACCAGGCGCCACCGCCGAGCGACTCAACGCCGATCGAGCTGGACATCGAACGCGGCCACGACCCCACTCGGATCCAGGACCAGGTCACCCGTGCAACGCGCGGCCGCGGTGCGGCACGCAACGGCGGCGGAACCCTGTTCACCGAACCCGTGCTGGTGGTGAACCAACGCGCGAAGCTGATCGAAATGGCCAACGAGTTCGGCGTCTTCGACCAGAACGGCAACCGCCTCGGCGGCGTCGTGGAGGTCGGCCAGAGCACGCTGAAGAAGGCGATCCGGCTCCTGACCAAGTACGACCAGTTCTTGACCCACAAGTTCGAGGTCCGCGACGCCAACCACAGCACCGTGCTGAAGGTGACCCGGCCCGCGAAGGTGTTCAAGTCGCGATTCCTGGTCACACGGGCCGACGAGACCCCGATCGGCGAGATCGTGCAGGAGAACGTCTTCGGGAAGATCCGGTTCGGCTTCATCGTCGACGGTCGTTCGGTCGGCGGGATCTTCGCCGAAAACTGGCGAGCTTGGAACTTCTCGATCCGCGACCACGCCGGCACCGAGGTCGCCCGGGTGACGAAGACGTGGGGCGGTTTCATCAAGGCCGCGTTCACGACGGCTGACAACTACGTCGTGGAGATCCCCCACCCCTTGCCGGATCCGCTCGCCAGCATGGTCGTCGCCGCGGCGCTCACGATCGACACCGCGCTGAAGCAGGACACCGACTGA
- a CDS encoding methionine synthase produces the protein MTERLWPMGAATAIGSMPGTDPAEAAAVVFGELPDFPHLPELPARGVGADLLGRTAALLVDLAIDVVPSGYRVATRPGHEHRRAVDLLRWDLDAVQEAREKAGATPPVFKVQVAGPWTLGAGIELPRGHRVLTDHGALRDFTSSLLDGLASHVAEVQARSGAPVVVQFDEPSLPAVLGGGLSTPSGYGNVPAVPEPEARDLLATVIEGARRITGRPVIVHCCAGKPPLGLLREAGADALAFDLAALDGASAAFLDEIGEVWDGGATLFLGAVPTTAPTSPLSLKDVGEPAFRLADRLGFNRSVLAERAVPTPACGLAGATPEWMRRALSLTRDLGKAFVEPPEGW, from the coding sequence GTGACTGAGCGACTTTGGCCCATGGGTGCCGCGACGGCGATCGGTTCGATGCCGGGCACGGATCCCGCGGAAGCGGCAGCGGTCGTGTTCGGCGAGCTGCCCGACTTCCCGCATCTGCCCGAGCTGCCTGCCCGCGGTGTCGGGGCGGACTTGCTCGGCCGGACCGCCGCCCTGCTGGTCGACTTGGCCATCGACGTGGTTCCGAGCGGCTATCGCGTCGCGACCCGGCCCGGTCACGAGCATCGTCGTGCGGTCGATCTGCTTCGCTGGGATCTCGACGCCGTGCAGGAGGCGCGTGAGAAGGCCGGGGCCACCCCGCCGGTCTTCAAGGTCCAGGTCGCCGGCCCGTGGACGCTCGGTGCCGGGATTGAGCTGCCGAGGGGGCACCGGGTGCTCACTGATCACGGCGCCTTGCGGGATTTCACGTCTTCCCTGCTCGACGGGCTCGCGAGCCATGTCGCGGAGGTGCAAGCCAGGAGCGGGGCGCCGGTGGTGGTCCAGTTCGACGAGCCGTCGTTGCCCGCGGTGCTCGGCGGCGGCCTGTCGACACCGTCCGGCTACGGGAACGTCCCGGCGGTGCCGGAGCCCGAGGCCCGTGACCTGCTCGCCACCGTGATCGAGGGCGCCCGGCGGATCACCGGCCGGCCGGTGATCGTGCACTGTTGTGCCGGGAAACCGCCGCTCGGCCTGCTGCGCGAGGCCGGTGCGGACGCGCTGGCCTTCGACCTCGCCGCACTCGATGGTGCGTCCGCGGCCTTCCTGGACGAGATCGGCGAGGTGTGGGACGGCGGGGCGACGCTGTTCCTGGGAGCGGTCCCCACCACGGCACCCACGTCCCCGCTGAGCCTCAAGGATGTCGGCGAGCCGGCGTTCCGGCTGGCCGACCGGCTCGGCTTCAACCGCAGCGTCCTCGCGGAACGTGCCGTGCCGACACCCGCTTGCGGCCTCGCCGGTGCGACGCCGGAATGGATGCGCCGGGCCCTCTCGCTGACGCGCGATCTCGGCAAAGCCTTCGTGGAGCCGCCGGAAGGCTGGTGA
- the ligA gene encoding NAD-dependent DNA ligase LigA: protein MSSTELPQDQIAAVDAPAAAEDVTDVPAAVRERHSALAEELRNHQFRYYVLDSPIISDGQFDELLGELQQLEEAHPALVTPDSPSQRVGGTFSTEFTAYDHLERMLSLDNVFDRDEFLAWVERVEKEVGRTEFLAELKIDGLAINLLYENGHLTRALTRGDGRTGEDVTLNVRTLDQVPETLTGTDQFPVPALVEVRGEVYFRVEDFLELNAKMVEAGKPPYANPRNTAAGSLRQKDPKITRERRLRLICHGLGKREGFEPQRQSEAYDALAAWGLPVSPHSKVLSTAEELTEHIVYWGEHRHDAEHEIDGVVIKVDQVALQRRLGTTSRAPRWAIAYKYPPEEAITTLLDIQVGVGRTGRVTPFAVTEPVKVAGSTVARATLHNAEEVKRKGVLIGDRIVIRKAGDVIPEVLGPVVDARTGDEREFVMPTHCPECGTELAYQKEGDKDIRCPNTRFCPAQLRERLFHLAGRGAFDIEVLGYEAAVALLDARVVADEGDVFDLNEESLAEVELFRTKAGELSANARKLIANLDAAKDRPLWKVLVALSIRHVGPTAAQALAREFGSIERIEEATEEELADVDGVGPTIARATQEWFEVGWHREIVEKWRRAGVRMAEERDESIPRNLEGLSIVVTGSLDGFSRDEAKEVIMARGGKAAGSVSKKTAFVVVGDSPGSKYDKAVQLKVPVLDEAGFRVLLERGPEAAQEVALPAGDETDESGETDG, encoded by the coding sequence GTGAGCAGCACCGAACTCCCCCAGGACCAGATCGCGGCGGTCGACGCTCCGGCGGCCGCCGAGGACGTCACCGACGTCCCGGCCGCCGTGCGTGAGCGGCACAGCGCCCTCGCCGAGGAACTGCGCAACCACCAGTTCCGGTACTACGTCCTGGACTCGCCGATCATCTCCGACGGGCAGTTCGACGAGCTGCTGGGCGAGCTGCAGCAGCTCGAGGAAGCGCATCCGGCGCTGGTCACGCCCGATTCGCCGAGCCAGCGGGTCGGTGGCACGTTCTCGACCGAATTCACCGCGTACGACCACCTCGAGCGGATGCTCAGCCTGGACAACGTGTTCGACCGGGACGAGTTCCTCGCCTGGGTGGAACGCGTCGAGAAGGAGGTCGGGCGCACCGAATTCCTCGCCGAGCTGAAGATCGACGGCCTGGCGATCAACCTGCTGTACGAGAACGGCCACCTCACCCGCGCGCTCACCCGGGGTGACGGCCGGACCGGTGAGGACGTCACGCTCAACGTCCGCACGCTCGACCAGGTCCCGGAGACGCTGACCGGCACCGATCAGTTCCCCGTGCCCGCGCTGGTAGAGGTGCGCGGCGAGGTCTACTTCCGCGTCGAGGACTTCCTCGAGCTCAACGCGAAGATGGTCGAAGCGGGTAAGCCGCCGTACGCGAATCCGCGCAACACCGCGGCCGGCTCGCTGCGGCAGAAGGACCCCAAAATCACCCGTGAGCGGCGGCTGCGGCTGATCTGCCACGGGCTCGGCAAGCGCGAGGGCTTCGAACCGCAGCGCCAGTCGGAGGCGTACGACGCGCTGGCGGCGTGGGGCCTGCCCGTGTCGCCGCACAGCAAGGTCCTGTCGACGGCCGAGGAACTCACCGAACACATCGTCTACTGGGGCGAGCACCGGCACGACGCCGAGCACGAGATCGACGGCGTGGTCATCAAGGTCGACCAGGTGGCGCTGCAGCGACGGCTGGGCACGACGTCGCGCGCGCCGCGGTGGGCGATCGCGTACAAGTACCCGCCGGAAGAGGCCATCACCACGCTGCTGGACATCCAGGTCGGCGTCGGGCGGACCGGGCGGGTGACGCCGTTCGCGGTCACCGAGCCGGTCAAGGTCGCCGGGTCGACCGTGGCCAGGGCGACCCTGCACAACGCCGAAGAGGTCAAACGCAAGGGCGTGCTGATCGGCGACCGGATCGTCATCCGGAAGGCCGGCGACGTCATCCCCGAGGTGCTCGGGCCGGTGGTGGACGCGCGCACGGGTGACGAGCGCGAGTTCGTCATGCCGACCCACTGCCCGGAATGCGGTACCGAGCTCGCCTACCAGAAGGAAGGCGACAAGGACATCCGCTGCCCGAACACGCGGTTCTGTCCCGCGCAGCTGCGGGAGCGGCTCTTCCACCTGGCCGGGCGCGGCGCCTTCGACATCGAGGTCCTGGGGTACGAGGCGGCGGTCGCCCTGCTCGACGCCCGGGTGGTCGCCGACGAGGGTGATGTCTTCGATTTGAACGAGGAGAGCCTCGCCGAGGTCGAGCTGTTCCGCACGAAGGCCGGCGAGTTGTCGGCGAACGCGCGGAAGCTGATCGCCAACCTCGACGCGGCGAAGGACCGGCCGTTGTGGAAGGTGCTGGTCGCGCTGTCGATCCGGCACGTCGGGCCGACCGCGGCGCAGGCACTGGCCCGCGAATTCGGGTCGATCGAGCGCATCGAAGAGGCCACCGAGGAAGAGCTGGCCGACGTCGACGGGGTGGGTCCGACCATCGCCCGCGCGACGCAGGAGTGGTTCGAGGTCGGCTGGCACCGCGAGATCGTCGAAAAATGGCGACGCGCCGGCGTGCGGATGGCAGAGGAGCGCGACGAGTCGATCCCGCGCAACCTCGAAGGGCTTTCGATCGTGGTGACGGGCTCGCTCGACGGCTTCTCCCGCGACGAGGCCAAAGAGGTCATCATGGCCCGTGGTGGCAAGGCCGCCGGGTCGGTTTCGAAGAAGACCGCGTTCGTCGTCGTCGGGGATTCGCCTGGTTCGAAATACGACAAGGCGGTTCAGCTCAAGGTGCCGGTGCTCGACGAAGCCGGCTTCCGCGTCCTCTTGGAGCGGGGGCCCGAGGCGGCGCAGGAGGTGGCGCTGCCGGCCGGGGACGAGACCGACGAGTCCGGGGAGACGGATGGGTGA
- a CDS encoding GNAT family N-acetyltransferase, translating into MGDVEIRPPRSEEYAAAGEVTVRAYDVDGHLAGDVGYDAVLRDVARRAEQAEVLVAVDGAGEVLGTVTVVLPGSGLAEISRPGELEFRMLAVAPSARGRGIGEALTKAVLDRARTLGIPRVVLSSLEGMRSAHRLYERLGFTRLPERDWRPFPHISLIAYQIDV; encoded by the coding sequence ATGGGTGACGTCGAAATCCGGCCGCCGCGGTCCGAGGAGTACGCCGCGGCGGGCGAGGTCACGGTGCGCGCTTACGACGTCGATGGTCACCTGGCCGGCGACGTCGGGTACGACGCCGTGCTGCGTGACGTCGCGCGGCGGGCCGAGCAGGCCGAGGTCCTCGTCGCCGTCGATGGCGCGGGGGAGGTGCTCGGGACGGTGACCGTCGTGCTCCCGGGGTCCGGGCTCGCCGAGATTTCGCGTCCGGGCGAGCTGGAGTTCCGGATGCTGGCGGTGGCGCCGTCGGCGCGGGGCCGGGGCATCGGTGAGGCGCTGACGAAGGCTGTGCTCGACCGTGCCCGGACGCTGGGTATCCCGAGGGTCGTGCTGAGCAGCCTCGAGGGCATGCGCAGCGCGCATCGGCTCTACGAGCGGCTCGGGTTCACGCGCCTGCCCGAGCGGGACTGGCGGCCGTTTCCGCACATCAGCCTGATCGCCTACCAAATCGACGTCTGA
- a CDS encoding amino acid-binding protein → MSFLIRVLLPDSPGTLGAVATALGTVGADILSVDVVERGTGVAVDDLVVELPSGRLPDALITAAESVEGVEVDAVRPYAGVLDTHRELELVEEIAAQPKSGLDILAEGVPRIVRAGWAMVVEHAETGAVRLASSSAAPETPITDLPWLPLERATVLDGEEAWIPETWKELGTELAATPLGKPGKALLVARPGGPAFRAAEVARLAHLAGIVAVVLDG, encoded by the coding sequence GTGTCGTTCCTGATCCGGGTCCTCCTTCCGGACAGCCCGGGGACCCTCGGCGCGGTCGCCACGGCGCTCGGCACGGTAGGCGCCGACATCCTCAGCGTGGACGTCGTCGAACGCGGCACCGGAGTGGCCGTGGACGACCTGGTCGTCGAGCTGCCGTCGGGCCGCCTGCCCGACGCGCTGATCACGGCGGCGGAAAGCGTCGAAGGCGTCGAAGTGGACGCCGTCCGGCCCTACGCGGGTGTCCTGGACACCCATCGCGAGCTCGAGCTGGTCGAAGAGATCGCCGCGCAACCGAAGTCGGGCCTCGACATCCTGGCCGAGGGCGTACCCCGCATCGTGCGCGCCGGCTGGGCGATGGTCGTCGAGCACGCCGAAACCGGCGCGGTCCGGCTGGCGTCGTCGAGCGCCGCCCCGGAGACGCCCATCACCGACCTGCCCTGGCTGCCGCTGGAGCGCGCGACGGTCCTCGACGGCGAAGAGGCCTGGATCCCGGAGACGTGGAAGGAGCTCGGCACCGAGCTGGCCGCCACGCCGCTCGGCAAGCCGGGCAAGGCGCTGCTGGTCGCCCGCCCGGGCGGCCCCGCCTTCCGGGCCGCCGAAGTCGCCCGGCTGGCTCACCTCGCGGGCATCGTCGCGGTCGTCCTCGACGGCTGA
- the gatC gene encoding Asp-tRNA(Asn)/Glu-tRNA(Gln) amidotransferase subunit GatC, whose amino-acid sequence MPNISRDEVAHLAKLARLAVTDDELDVFAGQLDQILDSVAKVSEVAADDVPPTSHAVPLTNVFRQDVVVPGLTQQQALAGAPAAEDGRFRVPRILGEEQ is encoded by the coding sequence GTGCCCAACATTTCCCGAGACGAGGTCGCGCACCTCGCGAAGCTGGCCAGGCTGGCCGTGACCGACGACGAGCTCGACGTCTTCGCCGGCCAGCTCGACCAGATCCTGGACTCGGTGGCCAAGGTGAGCGAGGTCGCCGCCGACGACGTGCCGCCCACCTCGCACGCCGTGCCGCTGACGAACGTCTTCCGGCAGGACGTCGTCGTTCCCGGGCTCACGCAGCAGCAGGCGCTGGCCGGTGCGCCGGCCGCCGAGGACGGGCGTTTTCGGGTGCCGCGGATTCTGGGGGAAGAGCAGTGA